Genomic DNA from Zonotrichia albicollis isolate bZonAlb1 chromosome 12, bZonAlb1.hap1, whole genome shotgun sequence:
AATTTTTCCAGACACTATAATTTCAGATCCTTCAAAAAACAGCTTGAAATTGTTCTTGGTTAATCCTTCAATGGAATTTTCTGGATACTGCATTTCAATTTGCATTAATATTGGGGTAGCCACTTCTTGATAAAAGCCCTAAAGAAGAGCAGTAGGACAGAGAACACACACAAATGACAGCAAAATTGTGCAAAGCAATATGTTGAATGTCTAAAGCCCCcttaaaaagctttttctttagCAGTGCAAGACTACTGCAAACTCAGAAATTGTCCACTTCCCCTAGACAGTTTCTCTTTTTGTAGTAGAGAAATGTGTGAGTTTCCCAGTTTGTCTGAATGTGCTGATTTGAAAACTTTGAGTCATGGATAACATGGAGAGTACAAACCCTCAGATATCCCAAAATTGCCTTCCCCCCTCAGCTGAAGTAACAGGTAAACTCAACCCCAATACTTAATCTCAGAAAATCTGCGATTTTGCTGCTAGAACTAGATATAAGCTGAGGCTTTCCTGGCACATTCCTTACTCCtgacctggagctgcagggctgcatcagcatTTTCGTAGATACGCCGTGCTATTCCCCCATTGCTCAGGGCCATTTTCTCCAGGAATTTATAACTGACATCAAACCCAAAGCCAAGGCAGAAAAGAGCATAATTCCCATTGATTGCTTTCTGAACGTTTTCTTGAATTACTTCCACATTTCTCTCACCTgtaaatgaaacaaaaacacCATTGTGGGTTTGGGGCTTTTCAAGCGCAAAAAGACTGCAGCAGGTTAATGGAAAATACTGCCtgaagttttttaaaataattcagaataaaacactaaaaaaataGGGGATAGAATGCTAGTAATGAAATTGGAACTGAAAGCACAACTCTGCATGTGGAATGCCAGAACGTGATTCTCCCCTCTTAATGACTTTTATTAGGTTTTTCTGATGTTGTCATGGCTaagtgcaaaatattttataggaTTACAGGACCAGAGGAGGTTTTTAGTAGGGAAGGGACGCACACTACAAGTTATCAACATGAGGGATGGATACACTTCATCAAGCATACAAAAGACAAGTACCATCCATAAAAATTATGTGTGTCAATTGAGAGAAGAATGGATTAGTTAATGGTGCAATTCCAACAAACTGCCAATGAACTCAGCCATGCTTCTCTACCAGCCCCTTTGTGTGACAGAGGAAAAGATTTCACACCATCACCTTACTCCATTTGAGGAGCTGCTGATGGCCATGTAGTCAGAGTTTTTCCATCAGCATTTCCAGGCTgaagctgtcactgcctgcagcaaTACCATGGGAGCAGCTCAGAGTTTTCTTTTTTAGCTGCTTTGTTAAGGAAGGCAGTGCAGGCAATAATGCCTGACACTCCACCCTGGCCTGATTTCTAACTGCTGGATGTGGGCAGCACTGGAGACtcactgtggctgtgctggggaggcagCACTGTGAGctgaattttattaaaaaacacaaacaaaatcaaGAAACCCCAAGGCAGAATGGCTCACACAATCTAAAAGGCAGAATGATCTTATTACAGACTTACAGATGAAGTACTATTGCTGACCTTGGAGTGATGCTGGTGCTACACTAAACTAAGACAAACCCCTATTCAAGACAAGGGAGTTTGTGCCATTGCTCTGGGAGTTGCTTATTTCACCTGATAGTTCAATCTCGATCCTTTGGTTTGTGCTGTCACAGCTGATCACTAATTAAGACATAGCAAAGAATACAGAACAAGAAGCACCTTGAAAATATCTTAAGTTTGGGGCACAGAGGGTGAAGAAGCACAAGCAATATCTCTCAAATAGGACTGTACACAATATCTGTATAATGTCTGTATTTTGTCTCTAGGTATTTTACTTTTCTATTTCAGCTGTGTTTGGAATATCTCCAATTCCCTGTGTTTATAAACCGGGAAGGCAAACCGGTATGCAGCAAAACAATTTCCAGCTGAAGGATGTGCAGTCATGGGCAGGCAGGCTGTGCCATCACAGCCCTCAGCAGAGCCCTCTCATAACCCCCTCTCCAGACCCAGCAGTAGCTGGGCCTGTGTATTCCAAAGCTCCTCTAAAACACGGGCTAGGTCTATCAGTATTGGGATGCAAGTGTAACAGATAAAAATCCCCAGAAGAGGGAGGACTGTGCATGGCATTCACTCACCAGAAGTGGGCTGGCCGTCAGTCAGCAAGATAATCATGGAGACGCTGTGCTCCGGCAGCCCCTCGGCTTTGTCCagcacacccacagcagccagcagggcacCATTGATGTCTGTGCCTGCAATGAGAGAGCAGGCATTGCTCACCTCAACAGCAGAATCTGCAGAGATTGCTGCCCTTCATctgcccaggccctgcagacTTGTTTGAAGTTTTCTGCAGGAAGTAATCCTTCTGAGAGAGGAGGATTTAGGGACTTAGCCTACTGGACTTAATTACCGGGTGTTATATTGCTGCAGCAGTGCCCGAGTATTCTCTTGGGAGGATTTTCCACACATATGTCATGGGAAATACAAACATGTCTAGAGCCATTAAAAAATGCTTAAGTAAACATACTGTCATCTGTTAACCTATATTTAAGAAAAGTTTCCCTGCCTTCTATAAGAAATCAGAGAAAAGAGCTGAGCATGGGTGGGTTTATTGGTGTTAAGTGCCTAGGGTAAGGAAACTTCTGCTCATTCTGACAGTGTAACATTAAAGGGAGACAGAGCCCTTGAGCTGTGCTTAAAACTAAATAATAACACCAAGCACACTGACTGGTGCAGCAACTGAAATGCCATGTCTGTTTtgcctgttttatttttgtggcaTGGCTTACCTTTGAGTATAACTTtggatgtttttctttttggtggtttttttttgttttgtttttgtttttttacaaGGAGACGCTTGAtataaatagaagaaaaagtcaGCAAATTGCTATCAAATGTTGAGTGAATTGCCATTTTTCTGTCGAAAAAGTGTGCTACCAAGGAATCTTCTAATTGTCTCTGTGATAAAAATTGGAAACAAAACTCTGTGGCTTTGGTTCATAGATGTGCTGTAAGCATCTCTTATATACCATATGACTATATCTATCTCATAATGTAGTCACCAGTCTGACCACTCACAGGCTTTCTTTCCCACTCGTCACTTATAAGTCTTAAAAATTGACCTGCTTTGTAAGCACTAGTGGTAGCTCTGGGGCACTATATAACTaataaaaatcattattttctaAGCAATTAATTGCACTGGGTGCATATTTGTGGCTACGAGCACTGTACCTCCCCTGGCAGTGAGAGTCTGCACCAGTGCTGCAGCACTGGCCACGTTCTCCTCAGAGGCTGGCAGCAAAGAGCTCTTCCACTCCACCACTTTGTGGTTGAAGGTGATAAAGCTGAAATGATCTTCTTGGCGGAGGTCCTGCAAAATCTTCAACAGGGCATCCCTTGTCTGTTccaaggagaaaacaatgagTTTGATAATTTCCACTTCTTTGCCAGAACTGGGATTGAAATTACAGTGTAATAAGGGAGTTCTCTACAGCTCTGTTCCAGAGGCAGCCCTATGCCTTTATTAAACTCCAATGGAATGTTTTAGGTTGGGACCATCAGAAATAGACAATTCACTTCACTTACAGACACAAAATCCAAGCTATGAGGGCTGTAGGGGGGCTTGTCTGCTCTTAAACAGAGCTACATACACAGTCATcaataaacataaaaaacaGATAAATTAACTCTCTGAgcttcattaaagaaaaaaacaaacacaagaaGTTCTGCAAAAATACAGAAGGTTCTCTCTGCCTCAGTGTTTAATATCCATTAATATAGTTGCATCAGACAAGAGTTACTCCTTAATAACTTCAATCTATGCATATGTATTTTCAAGCACCTCTATACCTCTGAACCTTTTGCTCTGTACAAAACCAGTGTGCTTCCAATGAAAAGTTCCCAGTTGCTTCCTCAGAAGGCTGGGGGGTGTGTGCCTGCTGCTAACAGAGGTCATGCTTTGAGGGAAGTTACCTGTTCAATTTTTCTGCCTGTCATGGAGCCACTTCGGTCTATAACAAAGATGACATTTTTGGGAAACACTGGCATTTCTTGGGGTGCAAAGTAATGGACAAAATACCCATTGACAATCTGAAATACAGAATGTGAAATCACCCATAAAAGTACATCTGaataaataaagaataaatCTTAACATTCTGGCACAGCAAGAAGTGGGAAGCATGCTCAGCATTCTGCTCTCTCGATAAGcccaaataaaagaaaaattaaagaaagtAAAATGTATTTCCTAGCTGGAAGCAAGATTGTCTGTAGAGAGAAAATTACCAGAGAGCAGCatgcatacatacatatatattagACATCTCAGTGCCATAAGTATGATATATGCATATTATCACTGTGTATCATATTACCTCTTTATCATTACCTATGAGTACATCTCTGCTGTATGACTGTGGCTGCCACCTTTTAGCACACCCATGTATACTTCATTAGTGAAATGATATGGAAAATACTCTATTTTATTCCCTGGAGTAGGCATCTGTTCATAAATATTTGTGAAGTTCCTGCTGTATTTAGTTATTACCTCAGTTGCCACAAAAAACAGAGACCAAGCATCATTTGAAGTGATATAAATCACATTACTCTAAACTTCATTTACAGGAAGCCACAAATACACTTTTAGAGGAgacaaaataataattaaaaaagacTGTAAAAAAACCATCTATGAAATACCAATCTAGACTGGGCATTTGAGTAAGATTTgaaagactgattttttttttcctgagtgaTCCTTTTTTTCAATATACCTGGATGTCTCTGGGGATTACTGAGTATCACCCTCAGTTCTTGCTGACCCTGGATTAATGGGAAGAGATTTTCCTGTCATTCTTGGTGTTTCAAAGCAAATgttgctgttttgctgctttcactTCACATTCATACTTATCTGTGATCTAAAAGCATtttcatttatatattttttaccTGTATATCACCTGCAGTGGCTTCTCTCTTAACATCATAACGCACAACAAAATCACCATTGAGGAGCGTTTCATCAAGTTcagaatttttcttctgttgctcTAGAGTTGGCTTAAATAAAATATGAGCCTGCAAAGCAATCAGAAAGAAACCTCTAAAGCAATATAACTtagagcagcccctggcagtaacctctggcagctgctgctttacCTTGGTTTCATTCTGCTCTTTGGTGAGTGCCTCAGTTAACTCGTTTGTCATGAATGTGCTGTCTGTCTCCAAGAAGTGAATGCCCTGGGGCTCGAAGATGTGCACGTCGATCTGACAGCAGGGAAGTGAACATCAGCATCTCAGAGGGAACATGGCTGTGCTAAAACCCACAGCAcggctccctgcccagccctccccaggACAGCTCACCTGGAAGTGCTTCACGAGCTGCTTGGGCCGGACCTTGATGAGCAGCTCGTACTTCCCCAGCTGCCGCTTCAGCAGCTCCTCGTAGGTCAGCTCAAAGGTGACTTTGCTGGCAGCCGCGATGCTGACAGACACGTGGAACTGCTCCAGCTTTCTGTCTGTAATTCTGGCGGGAAGAACAGTGATTTACCTCTTTGTGGTGCCTGCAGTTTGAAACAATTTGCACACTTTTGTTGTGGCCCCTCTAAGGGGCCACATgggataaataaaaaaaaaagaatagcagtaaatatttttcatcaTAGAGAGGATTTTTTACATTGCAGGTGCTATTATGCACATCACATATTGAACATTACATCAACATGTCATAGGTGCAAGCTGAGAAATGGAGCAGAAACCCCTGCATACCTCAGAGTGAATACCTGTGAAGCACAGATTAAATATACCCTGAAACTGTGATATCTGTCCAAGTGCCGCGGTGCTCTGTGCTTGCAAGGAGCCAGACTCAGCACTGAGCATCATTCCAGCATGGCAAGGTGCTCTTGAATGACAGTGACcaaggctggatggagctctgagcaatctgaaaggtgtccctgcccatggcagggggcttggAACTAGAGGATCTTTAAGGAGCTTTGACCCTGAGATTAGCTCAATTGGTCAGAGCATGGAGCCAGTAACACTGTGGCTGTCGGTTCAATCCCTCTGTGGGCCATTCGCTTAAGAGTTGGACTTTGTGATCCTTGTAGATCCCTTTCAAgaacattctgtgattcagtgatTCTATGACAGCAAGTCCCAAGGCACTGCTAAACAGGGATGCTTCAATGGAGCCCATTGCAGGACCACCTATACCATCATATACCATCACATTTTGTGAATTTATATATATGCTAAAAatacatacatatgtatatacacacacacaaagatgCACTGTCCCTCCCACCAAGAACACAAGACTGATTTTCACTGATTTGACCCCACTAGgatgtggccatctccaggatTTAATCTGCCCCCAGCCAAACAGGAAGCCAAGGAGGGGTGTGGGGGCTGCCTTACTCAGAATAACAACATACTTGACAAGGCCAGCGCTCTGTCCTTGCGAGACTGCCGAGTCATACTCGTTTTGAGCAGCAGCTTTCTCCTTTATTATTCCTGGGTATACTTCACCATCAATGGACCTGTTTGGTTTCCATGAAAATTAATTCATATTAGAAGGAATGAACTGGGGAAAGAAACTCAACAGAAGTTTTTTGTGGCACTCTGGGCATGAGCAAGGGATGCTGGCTCCCTaatcccttcccacccagaAGGATGCCAGGAGCCACCACCACAAAACAGTCCTTGTCCTTGCAGAGTCTTgaggaggctggagcaggagaaaCACCACCACTGAGCACATCCATCACCCACCCTATGCAGCaggcagcctggccctgggcacctCTTTTCTATTTGGCTGCTTACTACTTATCCCCACAGAGCACTTTCACAAAGGACCCTCTTTGTGCTCCTTCTTTGAGCAGAAAATGAACCCCCCTCAGAGCTGCCTCCTTTACACTGCAGCTGAGGACTGTCCTACATGGAGAAGTTGGTGATGAAGGCTGTCTTGGGTAACTCCACTTCAAAGGTGGCCTCTCGGGACTCATTGGCTCGGTTGACAATTCTGCTGGTGATGACAGTGTGAGCAAATCGTGATGTGACCTTGCAGTCCACGTGGAGGCTGTATATTTCAACAgcaggctggaaaaaaaaaaaaaataaacagactGAGACAGAAACACGCAGGTTTTTCTCCCAGACCATCTTTACCTGGATGATTCTGTTGGAAAAGTCTGATGAAGAAATGACCTGTTAGAAAGCCTGGCTGGAACTGGGGAGGGGATTGTTCTGAGCCAGTCTGCTTGTTCCCATCtttgcagccacagccactgtccCATGCAAAGCCTGCAGCTCCATCTGCACATCTGCATTTTGCTGTTCCACAGAAGATTCTGTTGAGCCTTTTTCTCTCCTTGGGGTAcagtgaagctgctgctgcatcaCCCCATGCATTGCCCAAGATTTTCCTCAGGAAGATCAGAAGCCCCTTTAAGCCTAACCCAGGGAAGGTCCCTGGTTTTTGTGCAACTGTTTATTTGCTCTCCCCGCTGTTGACTTTGCTTCCTGTTTTCCAGCTTGGTATCTTGTGTCCCACAGGATGTTTAGCAGGCTTGAAACCTCGCATGGCCCTCCCAACCCCTCACTGGTTACACAAGCTGAGATGCCCTTTGAGCACTCAGGTTTCTCCTGGTCTGGTTCTTCCCCTGATGGCCAAAGGAGGAGGGCACCATTCTAGAGCTGCCTGGAGCaccccagagggtggctggacTGAGAACTGCCTGGAGCACCTGCCTACGTGGACACCTCCTTTTGCATTTGGGATGTCTCTCTAAAGGCCCCACCCATGTTCCAGCAGTGGCACTAAGAAAGGCTGATCTGGGCATCACCAGCCTCACAACAGTCCAATAactgattaaaataaaaaagctcaACAACAAAGAATACCTTTGCACTTCTGTTTTTACTTTTCCAGCCTCCAAGTCTTTTGAATGGCTAATTATCTTTAGCTATTTTGATAATTAATCTCCTGTACTTTGCTTGCCAATTAATGGCATCCAGTGGCTTCTTCTCCATTAGGACACTGGCTGAAATGCAAAACTTGGCTGCCCTGCCATACTCAAACCTGCCCATGGCACATTCGGAGTGAGGATTTCCATAAGGAACACCAAGCCCCAAGCTGTGGTTTGTCCTGTACAAAATTTACCCCGTGCAGAATCTGCTCTGCTGCCACATGCCCaagggatgctgcagggagcaggaccTGCATCTCCTGCACTTTaggctgtgggcagcacagcccaggggtcAGTGGGATGCAGCGTGGGGAGAAGCTTTGCTGtgcagagagggaaaggaagcAGAGAGGACCAGCCCCAGGCACGTACCCACAGGCAGAGGCACTGTGGGCCCCACACACCCCATCCACGGCTTCCTGCAGAGATCTCAGCTGCCCCTGAAGCGGCCACcaggcctggccctgcccccCAACACCTGCATTTCAGTTCCACTTCACTCTCTTCTAAATGGGCACAATGGACAGAGAAATCTTCTGACCTAAagcttccttttcctctccaatATTGATGTTTTTATAATGCCATCAGTCACCACTGTGATAGTACAAAAGAGAGTTTGCTCCTCCAGCCAGTGCAAATAACTTTCCACTTCCCTCTTTTCCATTCcatattttttattaaacacTTCTCAGAAACCTCCTGGCACTGCATAGTGCTTGTTAGGCCCTGTGTCAAGATCCAAACCTCATCCAGGAGCCAAAGCAGAGTTACTGATCTCTCAAATTTGATATCTTACATTCCAAAGGAAGAGAATCGTCAAACACATCTGCAAGCACCTCCTGCTACATTTGTACTACaacaacccaaacaaacaatcAAAATGACCTTAAAAGGACCCAAAGCTCTAAAATCTCCACACAACCCACCCAAGTCTCCCTGGGAGGTGGTTACCAGAGGAGTTACCTGCACTACCTGGCCAGTTACCACAACACGACTGCATCAGCAAATGAGCAAATGAGATATTGATAATAAAAATAGAGCAAATACCTTCTGATCATTAGTTTCTGCTAACATTATGAGTGAGGAAAAGACCGTCAATGCAAGCAATGTTCTCTGCTCCATTTTGGAAAAAACCTAAATTTCAAATGAAATCTCTATTTATCTTAATCAGTTAATGAGTAACACGTACTCGGGGATATCATGTAGGCTTTGAAGAGACACAGAAATGTAATATTTACCCATTAAACATAGGTAAAACTTGGACTTGGTTAATGCTTATTTTTCCAACAGATCTTTGCTCTTAAACATTAGAATTTTAATGTTTCCTAACACATACAATTAGGAAatttctatattttaaaaaaaaattagatttcaCTGTGTCACATGAAATCCCTTGGGCAGATGACTTGGTCTATGCAAGAAGCTGCAGGAATCTCTACCATATTCCACAGTAATGATTGGAAAGGGCACATCCTTAACATTATCACAAGCACTTCAGAGATTTGGAGATTACCAGGGCAGGCAGCATTCACATGAGCTATTACAGCTGATGGCTTTCTCAACCTTTGTGCCTCCTTACCCAAATGGCCATGATCCTTGGTAGGTAATCCCATTCATTGTCATAAATGAACACAAAGATCCTGTGGAAATATAAGcatctgtgttttcttcatgCCTGTTTTCCAAAGTTTCCATGTGGAGAGCAAGCTTCTAGTGGTCTCAGAGTTGCAAGGAAACACTAAAGCACAACTCAATAATTTATTACTTACCAGACATCTACAAGTTCACTACAAAGAATGTGCTAAGCACAGTCTGGTCTTACAAGCTTTGTGCTTTaagtaactttaaaaaaaataaacttactCCTTTCAGGCAGACTGCTTATACTACTTGCAAATACCACATCCTTTATGGCAGGACATGTAAATATATATcttttaaagaacaaaaaattaaactgcAATACATTCTATTAACTTGTACAACTCATGTAATGCTTTAATCCCTTAAAATACACAGGATTAGACACTTAGTGGCCTAAGAGCTGCAAGAGCCAAAGCTTTAATTAAGTGGATCTGTCATCAGTTTTCGAATGCTCATGTGTAAGATCACACAGATGTTAAAGAGCTGCTTTTGCTGCACAGATTTAGGCTGCAGCATCAGCTCTGGCCCTCACATTTTTTAGATGAGGTCCAcattaaaagacaaaaacaatGTCCAGTCCTTATTGTCACACTTGGAAGCAGCACAAGTAAATGAACTGGAAATAGAGCTGTTTACCAAATCCCCCTTCTCTGGCAGACACCTTACTTGGCTTCCCTATAGAATCCATGTGGGACACAGAGGTTTCTGTGCTTTATTAAATCAGCACCAACATATCCAAAGCAGGGTCTGAAACACAGCATCCCCCTGTCCTGCTACCCCACCTGCAAACCTGCAATAAGGAAAGTGACAACATTTTGCCCTACTTGTCCCTTGCCACCATTTCTATAACTATTGAACAATCTCCTTCCACCTTCTCAACACAGGCTAATTAAGCAGGGTTTGTTGAACTCAGTGCAAAGGCAGCTCCAGTATTATCAGGGCAGGAATTTTTTCCACTGTGACTTTTTTCATGCTCTAGAATGATCTTTCTTGGAAAAAGGCTCTGCCACAGGTACATACCTGTGAGGAGCCTGTGCtccatggagaaattgtgcccATAAAGTGAGGAGGTGGGGCCTGGGCTGCAAATAATAATCTTTTAAAGTGAAAAAAGTAGGGCAAGGCAATGCACCAGGAATATCATTAAAGAAACTTTCCCCTTAAAGCCAAAGGATTTGCTGCTGCCTTAAGTGAGGTcctctccacagcctctctgggatCTGTGTGGGCATTGTCAAATTTTATCTGTCAGATGTTTAGGACACAAATGCCAAATATGATGCATTTCATGGTGCACAGAGAACTTTGGCATCACTTTTACTTCTTAATCATGTCTAGTCTGtgtaaaataaaagtagtttcTTTAACTAAGGTGGCATCTGACTTACCATCCCCAGGCTGCAGAGACCCAGGGTGTGTGGGGAAGCATGGCAGGTGCCCACAGAGGTTCCTCTGTGTTTTAGCACAGATATCCAGCTGAGAGGAAACACTCTGGGGTTTGGGAGAAAACAGGTCTGGTGTTTAATGCAGCAAATTAGGAAGCAAACAGCACTGGGAAAAAACAAGCTTCCCCTCAGAGTGTACTGGTGTTGTATAGAGACACTCATTGGGTTCTCATGTCCATGGTAAGGCAGGACATGGCGGCTGGGTCTGGCACCCCACTTCTCCTGTGATCCAGTGGGACAGGAGGAAAAAGCCACTGGGGAGCGAGCTGAAATCCCtcccttggtgctgggacactCTGAGAGCTGGGCCTCTGTCCTCACAGCTGAGCTGCATAAAGGGAAATCATGGCATTGCTGCCCAGAAGGGTGTGAGGGGAGAGATATGGGGGAGAACTGTGAGCGGAGAGCTATGGGAGGGAACTGTGAGGAAAGAGCCGTGAGGGGAGAGCCATGAGTGGGAACTGTAGGGGGAGAGCCGTGAGGTGGAAGCTGTGAAGGGAGAGCCGTGAGCGGGAACTGCGAGGGGTGCGCCGTGAGGGGAAGCCATGAAGGAAGAGCCGTGAGGGGAAGCCGTGAGGGGACAGCCACCACCCTGTGCCATGCAGCCACCCTGAGGGCCCTCGCCAAGGTGCTGCTGTAAGCAACACAGATCTGGGCGAAGTCTCCAGGTTTCTGTGCTGCCCCTTTGATCAGCTCCTCCACAGATCCCCTGGTGTGAAGAAATTACACTGATACTGTGTCATCAGGGtattttttccttgcatttgACAGACAAAACCATCACCTGTAGTGCTAAAGTGCCCACGGAATTATTCTGAGCCCCAAGTGAAATGAGTCACCACAGTGTGCCAAGCTGAGTCCAACAACCTTTTTTATTAAACAATTATAGCAAACATTATCCAATATATAGAAAGAAAGCATGTAATAAAAATGAACATGGAAGTTTGACATGAGTATATTCACTACTTAAGGACTTACAGTAGAAATTAGCTACTTCAGTCTACAGTGACTTTAGTGCAAGGAacagaaattttgaaaaatgttaCAACAATAATTTTGGTGAGTCACGTCCAGCTCCACCGTCAGCCAAAGACGCTCTTGGCTGGTTCGTCCTTCGGTTTCTCAAAGACTGTTTCACCCCCTGTCCGAGCCCCGCTGAATACGGAAGGTGCTGCGGAGCCCATTTGCTCTtagaaaagaaaaccaggagAGACAATCAGTGAAATACCACCCAAATTCAAGGGAGTCAAATTAGTGCTGCtgaaatacatatatacatttGATAAATACTTCACTTGTCCACCAGATGAGGAACCCTTTCACTTGAAAAGGGCAATTAAGTCAATGTTTTACTCTGCTTA
This window encodes:
- the ITIH4 gene encoding inter-alpha-trypsin inhibitor heavy chain H4 isoform X2, producing the protein MEQRTLLALTVFSSLIMLAETNDQKPAVEIYSLHVDCKVTSRFAHTVITSRIVNRANESREATFEVELPKTAFITNFSMSIDGEVYPGIIKEKAAAQNEYDSAVSQGQSAGLVKITDRKLEQFHVSVSIAAASKVTFELTYEELLKRQLGKYELLIKVRPKQLVKHFQIDVHIFEPQGIHFLETDSTFMTNELTEALTKEQNETKAHILFKPTLEQQKKNSELDETLLNGDFVVRYDVKREATAGDIQIVNGYFVHYFAPQEMPVFPKNVIFVIDRSGSMTGRKIEQTRDALLKILQDLRQEDHFSFITFNHKVVEWKSSLLPASEENVASAAALVQTLTARGGTDINGALLAAVGVLDKAEGLPEHSVSMIILLTDGQPTSGERNVEVIQENVQKAINGNYALFCLGFGFDVSYKFLEKMALSNGGIARRIYENADAALQLQGFYQEVATPILMQIEMQYPENSIEGLTKNNFKLFFEGSEIIVSGKISNELDLLPVEIKAQSHTSNLTLKEEANVKEKEQVFQNQRYIFGNFIERLWAYLTIQQLLEKAISAQEEDQKALEAQALDLSLRYSFVTPLTSMVVTKPQQQEELANKPTEADNEKPRKLPAGASLQRLHSRMPGEDDSVAFALRGGRLADRWRSELQSGSNRKMFSTASEHPQLLLQLPRQNERICLNIDERAQTSVPLLSDPEQGLTVMGKLGDGINHFVQFDINYVNPPVQIHVYTHAILVSHNNNNNWLSWTTSTSSTIQGLTVSVEKEKSVTASLPDTVTVKISLVRFPEDFLGLYFLNTDRFSDKVTGVLGQFYSKAQFGSNSNNDQRAVERLLRVSGSEHKVSRLYKKDYRLESASEPVSCWSIELTP
- the ITIH4 gene encoding inter-alpha-trypsin inhibitor heavy chain H4 isoform X3, which gives rise to MEQRTLLALTVFSSLIMLAETNDQKPAVEIYSLHVDCKVTSRFAHTVITSRIVNRANESREATFEVELPKTAFITNFSMSIDGEVYPGIIKEKAAAQNEYDSAVSQGQSAGLVKITDRKLEQFHVSVSIAAASKVTFELTYEELLKRQLGKYELLIKVRPKQLVKHFQIDVHIFEPQGIHFLETDSTFMTNELTEALTKEQNETKAHILFKPTLEQQKKNSELDETLLNGDFVVRYDVKREATAGDIQIVNGYFVHYFAPQEMPVFPKNVIFVIDRSGSMTGRKIEQTRDALLKILQDLRQEDHFSFITFNHKVVEWKSSLLPASEENVASAAALVQTLTARGGTDINGALLAAVGVLDKAEGLPEHSVSMIILLTDGQPTSGERNVEVIQENVQKAINGNYALFCLGFGFDVSYKFLEKMALSNGGIARRIYENADAALQLQGFYQEVATPILMQIEMQYPENSIEGLTKNNFKLFFEGSEIIVSGKISNELDLLPVEIKAQSHTSNLTLKEEANVKEKEQVFQNQRYIFGNFIERLWAYLTIQQLLEKAISAQEEDQKALEAQALDLSLRYSFVTPLTSMVVTKPQQQEELANKPTEADNEKPRKLPAGASLQRLHSRMPGEDDSVAFALRGGRLAVSRFRHAKTAQPIASEHPQLLLQLPRQNERICLNIDERAQTSVPLLSDPEQGLTVMGKLGDGINHFVQFDINYVNPPVQIHVYTHAILVSHNNNNNWLSWTTSTSSTIQGLTVSVEKEKSVTASLPDTVTVKISLVRFPEDFLGLYFLNTDRFSDKVTGVLGQFYSKAQFGSNSNNDQRAVERLLRVSGSEHKVSRLYKKDYRLESASEPVSCWSIELTP
- the ITIH4 gene encoding inter-alpha-trypsin inhibitor heavy chain H4 isoform X1, coding for MEQRTLLALTVFSSLIMLAETNDQKPAVEIYSLHVDCKVTSRFAHTVITSRIVNRANESREATFEVELPKTAFITNFSMSIDGEVYPGIIKEKAAAQNEYDSAVSQGQSAGLVKITDRKLEQFHVSVSIAAASKVTFELTYEELLKRQLGKYELLIKVRPKQLVKHFQIDVHIFEPQGIHFLETDSTFMTNELTEALTKEQNETKAHILFKPTLEQQKKNSELDETLLNGDFVVRYDVKREATAGDIQIVNGYFVHYFAPQEMPVFPKNVIFVIDRSGSMTGRKIEQTRDALLKILQDLRQEDHFSFITFNHKVVEWKSSLLPASEENVASAAALVQTLTARGGTDINGALLAAVGVLDKAEGLPEHSVSMIILLTDGQPTSGERNVEVIQENVQKAINGNYALFCLGFGFDVSYKFLEKMALSNGGIARRIYENADAALQLQGFYQEVATPILMQIEMQYPENSIEGLTKNNFKLFFEGSEIIVSGKISNELDLLPVEIKAQSHTSNLTLKEEANVKEKEQVFQNQRYIFGNFIERLWAYLTIQQLLEKAISAQEEDQKALEAQALDLSLRYSFVTPLTSMVVTKPQQQEELANKPTEADNEKPRKLPAGASLQRLHSRMPGEDDSVAFALRGGRLADRWRSELQSGSNRKMFSTVSRFRHAKTAQPIASEHPQLLLQLPRQNERICLNIDERAQTSVPLLSDPEQGLTVMGKLGDGINHFVQFDINYVNPPVQIHVYTHAILVSHNNNNNWLSWTTSTSSTIQGLTVSVEKEKSVTASLPDTVTVKISLVRFPEDFLGLYFLNTDRFSDKVTGVLGQFYSKAQFGSNSNNDQRAVERLLRVSGSEHKVSRLYKKDYRLESASEPVSCWSIELTP